Genomic window (Pseudomonas sp. MM211):
GACACGCCGCCGCGGTTCATCAACAGGTTGGTGCGCGAAACTCCGGGGTGAGACGCGATGCTCTGTATCCCCCACCCACCTACATCGCTGCGACGTTGCAGTTCACGCGCGAACATCAGACAGGCCAGCTTCGATTGGCTATAAGCAGCCATTGAATCGTAGGCTCGCTCGAACTGCATATCCTCGAAGTGGATGGCGCCGCCGCGGGCAGCAGCAATGCTGGACAAGGTGACGACGCGGGGGGAATCAGCCTTCTGCAACAACGGCAGCAGCTCTGCGGTCAGGGCAAAGTGCCCCAGATAGTTGACGGCAAACTGCATCTCGAATCCGTCCGCCGATGTAATGCGCTCCGGCGGCTCCATAATGCCCGCATTGTTGATCAAGCCATCGAGGCGGGGCAGTGTCGCGTTGAGGTACTCGCTAAACGCGCGGATCGACGCCAAGTCGGCCAGATCGAGCGCCTCGAAGCGCACCTGCGCGTCGGGCGTTTGCAGGCGGATGTTCCTGATCGCCTCCTCGCCCTGCCTCGCATCACGCGCTGCAATAACGACCTGCGCGCCCGCGCCCGCCAGAGCCTTGGCGCTCTCATACCCGATACCACTCGTGCCGCCGGTGACGAGGAAGATGCGCCCCTTCTGAGAAGGTATGTCGGTAAAACTCCAATCAGGCTTGGGCGAGCTCTGAGCAATCGAATCGCCTGCGGCACTGGCAGAGATCACGAGCAAACCAAGAGCGGCGAGACCGTTTCGCCAGCGAGAATACAGAGGGCGTGCCTTGAAACTTAAGGTCGCAACTCGAGTGGCGGCTACAGTGCGGGAGCGCCAAGTGGGGGTTTTGAAGACTGTCCAGTTAGCCATGATCTTTGCCTTGCTGGGGGAAGGAAGGTAAGCTGGGTGCACATATTAGCGCACTGAGTGCAAAATTTAATGCACTCAGTGCATCAATGCAATAGGCCATTCAAAATGTCGGAAATCCGTCCCCCCTCAGCAATGGAACCCGCTGAGGGCTTGCGCGAACGCAAGCGCCGCGAAACACGTCAGCGTATCGCCGAAGTCGCGTTGCACTTGTTCCTTGCCGATGGCTACGACGACACGACGCTGGACGCTATCGCGGCAGGAGCTGGCATTTCGCGCCGCACCTTCTTTTCGTATTTCAAGTCGAAAGACGACGTCATCCTCTTCGGACTGGACGCCGATTCGGCCATGCTGATTGCCGATCTGCTCACTACCTCACCCGACGTAGCGCCGTTGGATGCCGTTCGAGATGTGATGGTGAAGCGCATTGCGCGCTACACAAGCGAGGAAATGATCGCTATCGACAACCTCATGATGTCGAGCGAATCCCTGCTTGCACGCAAGCAGGCGCACTACGCGCAACAGGAACGGTCGCTCTTCAACGCACTGTGCGAGGTCTGGCGGCAGCCCGAGCGCCGTCCAGCGCTGCGGATAGTGGCCATGGTTTCCGTCGGTGCGATGAGAGTCGCACTCGCGTCCTGGAGAGAGCAGACCGGCCAGCGAAAGCCGGCGGCTGAATTCCTGCGAGATGCTTTCGAGAGTTTGCGGACAGAGCTCTGACTAGGTACTCGGTGTAGCGAGGCCGACAACGCCAAGAGTGTTCTCTGCGCCCCGCTCCACCTGGATTCGCTTCGATCCGGGTCAC
Coding sequences:
- a CDS encoding oxidoreductase is translated as MANWTVFKTPTWRSRTVAATRVATLSFKARPLYSRWRNGLAALGLLVISASAAGDSIAQSSPKPDWSFTDIPSQKGRIFLVTGGTSGIGYESAKALAGAGAQVVIAARDARQGEEAIRNIRLQTPDAQVRFEALDLADLASIRAFSEYLNATLPRLDGLINNAGIMEPPERITSADGFEMQFAVNYLGHFALTAELLPLLQKADSPRVVTLSSIAAARGGAIHFEDMQFERAYDSMAAYSQSKLACLMFARELQRRSDVGGWGIQSIASHPGVSRTNLLMNRGGVSGFVRRNLTFLFQPADQGALPTLYAATAVDAQGGAYYGPTGMMETRGPLGFAKVPPAATDADTTGRLWALSEELSGTQFP
- a CDS encoding TetR/AcrR family transcriptional regulator — its product is MRERKRRETRQRIAEVALHLFLADGYDDTTLDAIAAGAGISRRTFFSYFKSKDDVILFGLDADSAMLIADLLTTSPDVAPLDAVRDVMVKRIARYTSEEMIAIDNLMMSSESLLARKQAHYAQQERSLFNALCEVWRQPERRPALRIVAMVSVGAMRVALASWREQTGQRKPAAEFLRDAFESLRTEL